A genome region from Myroides fluvii includes the following:
- a CDS encoding polysaccharide biosynthesis protein — translation MIERLKSRLKRDIPRGIIFVIDIFIILFTYFISLLFLSNFYGTYDIELFYSKLPIVLGAYIFSFWLVKPYRSLIRQTSIKDIELVFITCLLASVLITIPAALQRNGVIVGDQIDDYVRQSYSFIVMHMLLSAAILVCARLFYSQFYRSYILEVRNEKRVLIYGAGDSGLITLNALAVDTKVRTQIIGFIDDNDKKVGQRVAGYKIYSSREINEDFVKQYRIDDIIISIQNIQRERLNDIAEYLVELPVKIKIIPPASDWLNGKYTNKQIKELRIDDLLGRKAINLENPIIGNELKDKVVMITGAAGSIGSEIARQVALFDFKQLILIDHAESPLYDVQQSMVSRHKERIVYVVGNIREMANMEAIFDKYRPELVYHAAAYKHVPLMESYPYEAIYTNIKGTKHIADLSVAFGVDKFVMVSTDKAVNPTNVMGATKRAAEIYVSSLKGKGKTSFIVTRFGNVLGSNGSVIPLFKRQLDAGGPLTVTHPDITRYFMTIPEACQLVLEASIMGKGGEIFVFDMGKSMKIIDLAKRMIKLSGLVYPDDIDIKITGLRPGEKIFEELLANDENTVKTHHEKIMIAQVREQNLVEIRNTIEQLCHRVLSEEIKKDTMYLVTTLKEIVPEFISQNSIYSSLDDVKV, via the coding sequence ATGATTGAGCGTTTAAAAAGTAGGTTAAAAAGAGATATCCCTAGGGGAATAATATTCGTTATTGATATTTTTATTATACTTTTTACTTATTTTATTTCTTTACTTTTCTTGAGTAATTTTTACGGGACTTATGATATTGAGTTATTTTATTCTAAGTTGCCCATTGTTTTAGGAGCTTATATTTTTAGTTTTTGGCTAGTTAAGCCTTATAGAAGTTTAATTCGTCAAACTTCAATCAAGGATATTGAGTTGGTGTTTATCACGTGTTTGTTGGCGAGTGTTCTAATTACCATTCCTGCTGCATTGCAACGCAATGGAGTAATTGTAGGGGATCAGATAGATGATTACGTACGACAGTCTTATTCCTTTATTGTGATGCACATGTTGCTTTCAGCAGCGATTTTGGTTTGTGCTCGTTTGTTTTATAGTCAGTTTTACCGTAGTTATATTTTAGAAGTGCGCAATGAAAAGCGCGTATTGATTTATGGAGCAGGTGATTCTGGTTTGATCACCTTGAATGCTTTAGCTGTAGATACAAAAGTGCGCACGCAAATTATCGGGTTTATTGATGATAATGACAAGAAAGTTGGTCAGCGTGTAGCGGGTTATAAAATTTACAGTAGTAGAGAGATAAATGAAGATTTTGTAAAGCAGTATCGAATTGACGATATTATTATTTCAATTCAGAATATTCAACGCGAACGTTTAAATGATATTGCAGAATATTTAGTTGAATTACCCGTGAAGATTAAAATCATTCCACCAGCATCTGATTGGTTGAATGGTAAGTATACGAATAAGCAAATTAAGGAACTGCGTATTGATGATTTATTGGGACGCAAGGCAATTAATTTAGAGAATCCTATTATAGGAAATGAATTGAAGGATAAAGTAGTGATGATTACTGGTGCAGCTGGATCAATAGGAAGTGAAATTGCCAGACAGGTAGCTCTTTTTGATTTTAAGCAACTAATTTTAATTGATCACGCAGAATCTCCACTGTATGATGTTCAGCAATCGATGGTATCTCGTCATAAAGAGCGAATTGTTTACGTGGTTGGAAATATTAGAGAGATGGCTAATATGGAAGCTATTTTCGATAAATATAGACCAGAATTAGTTTATCACGCAGCAGCTTATAAGCATGTCCCTTTGATGGAATCTTATCCTTACGAAGCTATTTATACTAATATAAAGGGAACGAAGCATATTGCGGACTTATCAGTGGCCTTTGGGGTTGATAAATTCGTTATGGTATCGACCGATAAAGCCGTGAATCCTACTAATGTTATGGGAGCGACAAAGCGCGCTGCTGAAATTTATGTATCTAGTTTAAAAGGCAAAGGCAAGACGAGTTTTATTGTGACGCGTTTTGGAAATGTATTGGGGTCGAATGGATCTGTTATTCCGCTTTTTAAACGTCAATTGGATGCTGGTGGACCTCTAACTGTTACACATCCTGATATTACGCGTTATTTTATGACTATTCCAGAAGCTTGTCAATTGGTTTTGGAGGCGTCAATCATGGGAAAAGGAGGGGAGATTTTTGTGTTTGATATGGGAAAATCAATGAAGATTATTGATTTAGCTAAACGAATGATTAAATTGAGCGGGTTAGTTTATCCTGATGATATAGATATTAAGATTACGGGATTGCGTCCAGGGGAAAAGATTTTTGAGGAGCTTTTGGCTAATGATGAAAATACCGTGAAAACGCATCATGAAAAAATCATGATCGCTCAAGTAAGAGAACAGAATCTTGTTGAAATTAGAAACACAATTGAACAACTTTGTCATCGTGTGTTAAGCGAGGAAATAAAAAAAGATACGATGTATTTGGTTACTACATTGAAGGAAATTGTACCAGAGTTTATTTCTCAAAATTCAATTTACTCTTCTTTGGATGATGTAAAAGTATAA